One segment of Chlorocebus sabaeus isolate Y175 chromosome 24, mChlSab1.0.hap1, whole genome shotgun sequence DNA contains the following:
- the LOC119619037 gene encoding uncharacterized protein has product MICGLEGRETGEGAAAGAGGGTGTCRGRSGQLQGARGDGCPVQGPSGSAAAEPLGLTAGPEPQRSGGGGGLTILPRGPVPSNRHRPRCGSAGGSSLTFLAGGASARCPGPGGGGGGGGGDVGRGGREGGRLDLQRQQEKGTGEGGGAAGAGAAAARATFRYPRWVPVNAPFSLLLSISPGG; this is encoded by the coding sequence ATGATCTGTGGCTTGGAGGGGCGGGAGACGGGCGAGGGGGCCGCAGCGGGGGCGGGCGGCGGGACCGGGACGTGCAGGGGGAGGTCCGGGCAGCTGCAGGGAGCCCGGGGCGACGGCTGTCCGGTGCAGGGTCCCTCCGGTTCCGCGGCGGCGGAGCCTCTAGGCCTCACGGCCGGACCCGAACCTCAGCGTTCCGGTGGCGGCGGCGGCCTCACGATCCTCCCCCGCGGGCCCGTCCCATCAAATCGGCACCGACCCCGTTGCGGCTCCGCCGGTGGCTCCTCGCTCACATTCCTGGCGGGCGGCGCCTCAGCTCGTTGCCCCGgacccggcggcggcggcggcggcggcggcggcgacgtggggagggggggaagggagggaggaagactgGATCTGCAGCGGCAGCAAGAGAAGGggacaggagaaggaggaggagccgCAGGAGCTGGAGCCGCCGCTGCCAGAGCCACCTTTCGCTACCCGCGGTGGGTCCCAGTCAatgcccctttctctctcctattGTCAATATCACCGGGCGGCTGA